Below is a window of Streptomyces sp. ITFR-16 DNA.
GGTCATCCGACCCGGGACGCGAAGGTCGAGGACTGCGCGGAGGCGTTCCGCGTGATCCTGAACCGGGGCGTGACCCTGGAGGACGGCTGGCAGGCCTGGCACCTGGGCCTGACCCCGACCCGTCACGCCCGGGAGGTCATGGGCGTCAGGGTCCCGGCAAGGCCGTAGCCCCCGCCCCACCCGAGCCGGGCGGGCCGAGCGGGCCCGCCCGGCGCCTGAGGGCACACCGCACATGCCCCGCCGTACGGACCGGCCCCGGCGGCATTCCGGCCCGCCCGGCCCTTGAGGGCACGCAGGGGCCCGCCGGCCGGCCCCGCCCAGCGGCTCATGGCAGCCCGCGCCCGGACAACCCACCGACGGCCGGCACCCGGCCCCACCAGGGACGCCGCATTCCGGCCCGCCCGGCGCCCGAGGGGACCCACCCGCGCCCGGCTCCGGCGCACACACGCCTCCGCCCGCGCCCCGCCGCACCCCGCCCGCAGCCCGCCCGCGCGAGCGGGCCCCGTTTGCCAAAGCGTTATCCGTACGCCCCTGAGTCTCCCCACCCCATCCCGCAAGGTCATGTATGCGCTTACGGAATGCGCATACATGAATTCTTGGAGGAGCCGCATGACCCGCACCGTCAGGACCGCCAGGTCCGCCGGCATCGCTGTCACGCTGGTGACGGCCCTCGCCCTGACCGGCTGCGGGGGCAGCGGTTCCGATCAGGCGAAGGCGGACGCCAAGCAGACCCTCACCGTGTGGGCCATGGGCGAGGAGGGCAACCGGATCCAGACGGTCGCCAAGGAGTTCACCGCGAAGCACCCCAACATCACCATCAAGGTGACCCCGGTCGGCTGGGACGTCGTGCACCAGAAGCTGCTGTCCGCCGCGGCCGCCGGCACGCTGCCGGACATGGCGCAGATGGGCTCCACGATGATGGGCGAGTTCATCGAACTCGGCTCCCTGGAACCGGTGGACACCAAGGTCTTCGACAAGAACGACTTCTTCCCGGCCACCTGGAACGGCAACGTCGTGGACGGCACCGCCTACGGCGTCCCCTGGTACGCCGACACACGGGCGCTCTACTACCGCACCGACCTCGCCGAGAAGGCCGGCATCGACAGGGCGCCGGCCACCTGGAAGGACATGCGCGCCCTCGCCGCCGCGTACAAGAACAAGGCCGGGACCGAGTGGGGCCTGTCCCTCCAGCCGGGCGGCGCCGGCGCCTGGCAGGGCTGGGCGCCCTACCTCTTCTCCGCCGGCGGTTCGCTGCTCGGCAAGGACGGCAAGCCGGCCCTGAACTCCCCCCAGTTGGTGCGGGCGCTCACCGAGTTCCAGCACTACTTCGACGCGGGCCTCGCCAAGAAGAACTTCGTGCCGGGCCAGGACGTCGTGAAGGACTTCGCCGCCGACCGGATGCCGATGTTCGTCTCCGGCCCCTGGATCGTCCAGAACCTCGCGGAGCAGCAGCCCCAGCTGAAGGGCAAGTGGAAGGTCGCCCCGGTCCCGGC
It encodes the following:
- a CDS encoding sugar ABC transporter substrate-binding protein; the protein is MTRTVRTARSAGIAVTLVTALALTGCGGSGSDQAKADAKQTLTVWAMGEEGNRIQTVAKEFTAKHPNITIKVTPVGWDVVHQKLLSAAAAGTLPDMAQMGSTMMGEFIELGSLEPVDTKVFDKNDFFPATWNGNVVDGTAYGVPWYADTRALYYRTDLAEKAGIDRAPATWKDMRALAAAYKNKAGTEWGLSLQPGGAGAWQGWAPYLFSAGGSLLGKDGKPALNSPQLVRALTEFQHYFDAGLAKKNFVPGQDVVKDFAADRMPMFVSGPWIVQNLAEQQPQLKGKWKVAPVPAGRTSASWVGGASLVTFKDSGHKAAAQEFTKYLTTPEMQAHWYETSKALPANKAAWDLPALKNGGDSLAVFKESLATAKDIPPMSKWEEFAAQMDSALEKVATGTAPAAAAAKLQKATGNVVD